CACCAGGGATATCCTGGACGGTTCGGACGGATTCAGGCGGGATCCGGGGAGATCCCCTTTCTTGATAACGAGCGTCAGGGAGCCAAGCGTCTGCTCCTCTGGCTCACATGGATAATAGGCTTGGATCGTCTTCATCGGTATGGCGTTGAAATATTCTTTGTCCGTTATGATCTCCGCGAAGATTTCCTCTTCAGGAGGAAGTTCCTGAAGTTCTCCGAGATCGAGCGTCACGGAAAGCTCGGAGATTGAGGTCTGCTTGAATTCAGGTGCCACTTTATCTATACCAGAACGGAGTGGGGTTCCTACTCTGCTATAAAAAACAGAATTTAGATAGGGGTCGTAAGAAAGACGGAATTCTCCTCCCTCGTCCCGGTAAAATGCAACGACAATGATCGGTTCCAGGTCGATCCTTTCCAGACCTTGATAGGTCCAACGGATGATCCCCCGGATCTCGCCGGTCGCGGGAGAGCCGATGCCAGAAACGTTTTGATCTTCTTCGATCTCCTGCGGAGGACCCATTATGATATAGACCTTTCCTCTGTCCGTCTTCCAACCAGGCTTAGTCGATTCCGAGAAGAGGAAATTTGCATCGATTACCCTCTGCCAGAAAGAATACCGGAATTCGTTGGCGAGTGTTCCGGGGCTCGGGTCCCTTTTGCTCCAGAACCTGTTTATGAAGGCAGCCCTTTCCTCATCGCTTTTCAAGGACCTGAAGCTCTTTTCTTCGCCCTTCGTAATGATGTACCTGACCGGACCCTCACACCATTCCCTGAGCGCGCCGCTTTTCTTCCCGGTTTTTGTTATCTCTGATTTTTTCTCTCCGTGGAGTGCGTCTAGCGGCATCAGCAAGAGAATTGCCGAAAGGAAAAAAAGGATCAATATTCTTAATTGATGTTTCATTTAAGCCTCTTTAAATGCTACCACTGTATTTTGACATTGTCCATTTGTGCGTTATAATGCAGAAAAAACAATAGGGAGAAGTGGAAGAATGAAGAGAGGAATAGCAGTTGCGGGCGCCGGTATCTTTTTAGTTCTGATGCTGGTCACAGGATGTGGAGGGGGAAGAGAAGTCAAGTACAGGGAACTCTGGAGCGATAATGAGGATGTTAGACTCCAGACCATCGCAGATCTCGGAAAACAGAAAAAATTGGATGCAGTACCCGATTTGATCAAGCTTCTCGAAGACAACGAAGAGGTGATAAGGGTCGAGGCTATCCGCTCCCTTGGAAAGATTGGAGACCCATCGGCCATCAGAGCCTTTCAGAGGCTCCTCAACGATAATCTCGATTCCATAAGGATCGCTGTTGCCATGGCTTTAGGCGATATCAAGACCCGAGAGTGTACTCCCCTGCTGGGACAGCTCATGAAAGACCGTGACGAAACAGTGAGGAACCTGGCCGGCGATTCACTTCTGAAGATCGATGACCCCTCCGTAATTCCGCTTTTCGTCAGGATTGCCATCTATGACGAAAGCGAGGATGTAAGGGAT
The nucleotide sequence above comes from Acidobacteriota bacterium. Encoded proteins:
- a CDS encoding GWxTD domain-containing protein, producing MKHQLRILILFFLSAILLLMPLDALHGEKKSEITKTGKKSGALREWCEGPVRYIITKGEEKSFRSLKSDEERAAFINRFWSKRDPSPGTLANEFRYSFWQRVIDANFLFSESTKPGWKTDRGKVYIIMGPPQEIEEDQNVSGIGSPATGEIRGIIRWTYQGLERIDLEPIIVVAFYRDEGGEFRLSYDPYLNSVFYSRVGTPLRSGIDKVAPEFKQTSISELSVTLDLGELQELPPEEEIFAEIITDKEYFNAIPMKTIQAYYPCEPEEQTLGSLTLVIKKGDLPGSRLNPSEPSRISLVAKLIGASSDVISYSFPEGSFMPAASNDNPEDDFLYYQLKTYLSPGKYKLLIGAFDSKSEFIGSYNDFIEVPSFRGKDLSLSSLTLIRHMEQKDAGSDSDQMEPFHFGDFLVIPRMDHTLKKGDTFGVFFQIALSMAPEQAVPEAGPKEILLKGNYQFFKKNTKGEFLPAAKPIPITISQTVDTLPVIINKGWSTETLNWPPGDYRFSVSLGDERTNETTSSDIVFTIE